From Veillonella dispar, one genomic window encodes:
- a CDS encoding D-alanyl-D-alanine carboxypeptidase family protein, producing the protein MISLTTNVNMILKRLILMIAFIGAVILGASISHAAYIAPPSTVGEAVVLIDADTKEILFAKNPDKWMHPASTTKMVTLLTALELKGTQLDELATISSYATSMEESNLGVRVGDQITLEGVLEGMMVASGNDAAVVVAENVSGSVENFAKDMNRVAAKAGAKNSVFLNPHGLTQMGHHSTARDLAMIAAYGMKYQMFRDKVANDYYKVPYQNRTPETIRTTNHFIRNKYPGANGLKTGFTNAAGECLIASATRNGHTMIVVMLNDDNRWDEAVQFLDYGFKLRGVI; encoded by the coding sequence ATGATATCTTTAACAACTAATGTAAATATGATTTTGAAACGACTTATTTTGATGATAGCCTTTATAGGCGCTGTTATTCTCGGTGCCAGTATTTCTCATGCCGCGTATATTGCACCGCCATCTACAGTTGGTGAGGCCGTAGTCCTCATTGATGCGGATACAAAGGAAATTTTATTTGCAAAAAATCCAGATAAATGGATGCATCCTGCGAGTACAACGAAAATGGTTACCTTGTTAACAGCTCTAGAGCTTAAAGGCACACAACTTGATGAACTAGCAACTATCAGCAGCTATGCAACAAGTATGGAGGAGTCCAATCTTGGTGTACGCGTTGGTGATCAAATCACTTTGGAAGGTGTTCTTGAAGGTATGATGGTTGCCAGTGGTAATGATGCGGCTGTTGTAGTAGCGGAAAATGTAAGTGGTTCTGTAGAGAACTTTGCGAAGGATATGAATCGCGTTGCTGCCAAAGCGGGAGCCAAGAATAGTGTATTCTTAAATCCTCATGGTTTGACGCAAATGGGGCATCACTCCACGGCTCGTGACTTGGCGATGATTGCAGCATACGGTATGAAATACCAAATGTTCCGTGATAAGGTCGCTAATGATTATTATAAAGTGCCTTACCAAAACCGTACGCCAGAAACAATCCGTACTACAAACCATTTCATTCGCAATAAATATCCTGGTGCAAATGGTTTGAAAACAGGCTTTACGAATGCGGCAGGGGAATGCTTGATTGCATCGGCTACACGTAATGGTCATACTATGATTGTAGTTATGCTTAACGATGATAACCGTTGGGATGAAGCCGTGCAGTTCCTTGACTATGGCTTTAAACTTCGCGGTGTAATTTAG
- the yfbR gene encoding 5'-deoxynucleotidase, with protein sequence MSSFFAFLKRMRFINRWSLMRNTETENIQEHSLEVAMVAHNLAALKNEYFGGNVDINKVAVIAMYHEVSEIFTGDMPTPIKYFDPKLRELYGEVETLAQEKMLSTLPERLQAIYKPFIVDAEESPEWPIVKAADTISAYMKCVNELKAGNDEFKEAHDSILVKLKSLNMPEVDMFLETYMPALGKSLDELNYYEIK encoded by the coding sequence ATGAGTTCATTTTTTGCATTTTTAAAACGCATGCGCTTTATCAATCGATGGAGTCTCATGCGTAATACAGAAACAGAAAATATTCAAGAGCATAGCTTAGAAGTAGCCATGGTAGCGCATAACTTAGCAGCTCTAAAGAATGAATACTTTGGTGGCAATGTAGATATTAATAAGGTAGCTGTCATTGCTATGTACCATGAAGTAAGTGAGATTTTTACGGGCGACATGCCAACACCGATTAAATATTTTGATCCAAAACTCCGTGAACTATATGGCGAAGTTGAAACGTTGGCACAAGAGAAAATGCTATCTACCTTGCCAGAACGATTACAAGCTATCTATAAGCCTTTTATTGTAGATGCAGAAGAGAGCCCTGAATGGCCCATCGTTAAGGCTGCAGATACAATTTCAGCGTATATGAAATGTGTGAACGAACTCAAAGCAGGAAACGATGAGTTTAAAGAAGCACATGATTCTATTCTGGTAAAATTAAAATCATTGAATATGCCAGAAGTTGATATGTTCCTTGAAACCTATATGCCTGCACTTGGTAAGAGCCTGGATGAACTAAACTATTACGAAATAAAATAA
- a CDS encoding epoxyqueuosine reductase, translating to MKDINLQEFCKELHIYEFGIAPWPLPENAKTILYESNPCPFTAADVEERLLGTTEFTPKSAIVCLFPYYVERSGPSNLSRYTWATDYHLVINEYLEKLTEKLQKMDTSAQFSIHCDTSPLADRYMAYLAGLGFYGKNNCFISPKWGSYVVIGTILTTLELEPNTPLAQSCIGCNRCITACLGQCLGHDEFKYDTCKSYLTQKKGDLTNEEETIIGKTPLVFGCDVCQEVCPHNQNIPTTPIPEFQQVEPYIDITELDTLTNKEFKAKYGNRAFSWRGKKILIRNQNIIERK from the coding sequence ATGAAAGATATAAATTTACAAGAATTTTGCAAAGAATTACATATTTATGAATTTGGTATTGCCCCTTGGCCCCTACCTGAAAATGCAAAAACTATTTTGTATGAAAGTAACCCCTGTCCATTTACAGCAGCCGACGTAGAAGAGCGATTGCTAGGAACAACAGAGTTTACGCCTAAAAGCGCTATTGTATGCCTCTTCCCATACTACGTAGAGCGTAGTGGTCCATCTAATCTTTCCCGCTATACATGGGCTACAGATTATCACCTGGTCATTAATGAATATTTAGAAAAACTTACTGAAAAATTACAAAAAATGGATACTTCAGCTCAGTTTTCTATACATTGTGACACCTCGCCCCTCGCAGATCGTTACATGGCATACTTAGCAGGCCTTGGTTTCTACGGCAAAAACAATTGTTTCATCAGTCCTAAGTGGGGTTCCTATGTAGTCATTGGAACAATTTTAACTACCTTAGAATTAGAGCCAAATACACCGCTCGCTCAGTCCTGTATAGGATGCAATCGGTGTATTACGGCTTGCTTAGGGCAATGTTTAGGTCATGACGAATTTAAATATGATACCTGTAAAAGCTACCTAACACAGAAAAAGGGAGATCTTACAAACGAGGAAGAAACCATCATAGGAAAAACGCCTCTCGTATTTGGCTGCGATGTATGCCAAGAGGTTTGCCCTCATAATCAAAATATCCCTACAACGCCCATACCTGAATTCCAACAAGTAGAACCGTACATAGATATTACTGAATTAGACACACTAACAAATAAAGAATTCAAAGCTAAGTATGGTAATCGGGCATTCTCGTGGCGCGGGAAAAAAATATTAATAAGAAATCAAAATATTATTGAACGTAAATAG
- a CDS encoding FAD binding domain-containing protein, whose protein sequence is MLAFMKVLQPKTVEEAYELATKNKTAPMLAGGCWLRLGRRTWPAVIDMASLDLRYVREADNEFAIGAMATQGDVERFEPLQQFCGGAVVKGVKEILGIQFRNTATMGGSVASKFGFSDIIPALLAVHADIVTFKGGRMSIQDYMKYRERDILVEIRIPKVEVPVAVEALRISRGDFPVLTGAIRRDDKGVELYIGTRPGVPQLAEKASALLSEKGLAAAKEAGQLASEELVYQSNSHASKEYRMEMVKAMVQRLAKEVAQ, encoded by the coding sequence ATGTTAGCATTTATGAAAGTATTACAACCGAAGACGGTGGAAGAGGCTTATGAATTAGCCACAAAAAACAAAACTGCCCCAATGCTAGCTGGCGGCTGCTGGTTGCGTTTAGGTCGACGCACATGGCCTGCAGTGATTGATATGGCTAGTCTTGACTTGCGTTATGTTCGCGAAGCGGATAACGAATTTGCCATTGGTGCTATGGCAACGCAAGGCGATGTGGAACGTTTTGAGCCATTACAACAATTCTGTGGTGGTGCTGTTGTTAAAGGTGTCAAGGAAATTCTTGGCATTCAATTCCGCAACACAGCTACTATGGGTGGATCTGTAGCAAGTAAATTCGGCTTTTCTGATATAATTCCAGCTCTATTGGCAGTACATGCAGACATCGTTACTTTTAAAGGCGGCCGCATGTCCATACAAGATTATATGAAATACAGAGAACGTGATATCCTCGTGGAAATTCGCATCCCTAAAGTAGAAGTACCTGTAGCTGTTGAAGCTCTTCGTATCTCTCGTGGTGACTTCCCAGTGTTGACAGGTGCTATTCGCCGTGATGATAAAGGCGTTGAATTGTACATTGGTACAAGACCTGGCGTGCCTCAATTAGCAGAAAAAGCAAGTGCTTTGCTTTCAGAAAAAGGATTGGCTGCAGCAAAAGAAGCAGGCCAATTAGCATCTGAAGAATTGGTTTATCAATCTAACTCTCATGCGTCCAAAGAATACCGCATGGAAATGGTAAAAGCAATGGTTCAACGCTTGGCTAAGGAGGTGGCACAATA